From the Rhodoferax mekongensis genome, one window contains:
- a CDS encoding RidA family protein: MTVSPIQRINPAAQWSDAVVHNGTAYFVEVPESGTDITSQSQAVFAQAERTLALAGSDKSRLLIATIYLKHMADRAAFNAAWQAWLPEGCAPARVCVSAEMASPDYLLEIAFTAATA, translated from the coding sequence ATGACAGTCTCCCCCATCCAACGCATCAACCCCGCCGCCCAATGGTCGGACGCGGTGGTGCACAACGGCACTGCTTATTTTGTGGAAGTGCCCGAAAGTGGCACCGACATCACCAGCCAATCGCAGGCTGTGTTTGCACAAGCCGAGCGCACGTTGGCGCTGGCCGGTAGCGACAAAAGCCGCTTGCTGATTGCCACCATCTACCTCAAGCACATGGCTGACCGTGCAGCCTTCAACGCCGCGTGGCAAGCATGGCTCCCAGAGGGTTGCGCACCGGCCCGTGTGTGCGTGAGCGCCGAGATGGCCAGCCCGGACTATCTGCTGGAGATTGCGTTCACCGCAGCGACCGCCTGA
- a CDS encoding DUF2894 domain-containing protein, which yields MTDASHAMPTLLERMRQLQVRPRTAIPRNGLNALKALNRSMQSSATGSENAAAAFSPAGAVELKSVQQFRQSWQRMKVQDQVEHALQQGPANAGPLNSHRLVLRTLGLMQDLSPAYLHHFMSHLDTMLQLDTMTLPQAAKPVKGGKRRLK from the coding sequence ATGACTGACGCGTCGCACGCCATGCCCACCCTGCTGGAGCGCATGCGCCAGCTTCAGGTGCGGCCGCGCACAGCGATTCCTCGCAATGGCCTCAACGCCCTGAAGGCCCTGAACCGCAGCATGCAAAGCTCCGCCACAGGGTCCGAAAACGCGGCGGCGGCATTCAGCCCCGCGGGCGCTGTGGAACTGAAAAGTGTGCAGCAGTTCCGCCAGTCGTGGCAACGCATGAAGGTGCAAGACCAGGTGGAGCACGCGCTGCAACAAGGCCCCGCCAACGCCGGTCCGCTCAACTCCCACCGGCTGGTGCTGCGCACTTTGGGTCTGATGCAAGACCTGTCTCCCGCCTACCTGCACCACTTCATGAGCCACCTGGACACCATGCTGCAGCTGGACACGATGACGCTGCCGCAAGCGGCCAAGCCGGTAAAAGGCGGAAAACGCCGCCTCAAGTAG
- a CDS encoding OmpA family protein, translated as MTDIDTMDDSGVDSAPVWATFGDLMAGLLGAFVLILVGVLVVQMDLVANLESEVKKRQQEEQRRMALEKALAIPLQSGRVTLNNGRIGISGSVLFAVNSDQLRSDGRQLLKSLVPPLQVYLGERDEMLMVSGFTDNIAVSGANRHFADNLELSAQRSLTVTRALIEEGMPASRVFAAAFGAQQPVASNQSESGRALNRRVEMAPVPKGTQAAHD; from the coding sequence ATGACGGACATCGACACCATGGACGACAGCGGGGTCGATAGCGCCCCGGTCTGGGCTACTTTTGGCGACCTGATGGCCGGCCTGCTGGGGGCGTTTGTGCTGATTCTGGTAGGTGTATTGGTCGTGCAGATGGACCTAGTCGCCAACCTCGAATCCGAAGTCAAAAAACGCCAGCAGGAAGAACAGCGCCGCATGGCGCTGGAGAAGGCCTTGGCCATTCCCTTGCAGTCAGGCCGCGTAACCTTGAACAACGGGCGCATCGGCATCAGCGGCAGTGTGCTGTTTGCCGTCAACTCCGACCAACTGCGCTCCGATGGGCGGCAGTTGCTCAAAAGCCTGGTTCCGCCACTGCAGGTCTACCTGGGTGAACGGGATGAGATGCTCATGGTCAGCGGCTTTACGGACAACATAGCCGTCTCGGGGGCCAACCGCCACTTTGCCGACAACCTGGAGCTTTCCGCCCAACGCTCGCTCACCGTGACGCGCGCGCTCATTGAAGAGGGCATGCCCGCCTCGCGCGTGTTTGCGGCGGCTTTTGGCGCACAGCAGCCCGTGGCATCCAACCAGAGCGAGAGCGGCCGGGCCCTGAACCGCCGCGTGGAAATGGCCCCGGTGCCCAAGGGTACGCAAGCTGCCCATGACTGA
- a CDS encoding DUF3348 family protein translates to MSSGTPGLIGLLETWSAIEVRPTRPDWALHWSAWLGPLDAIALRGALPAITKATKAAAPRTAQEPDLSQALQQLRDDLTGFIRQAPVRPVPAQVRVAGIAQAAPEPAEDEDYGSYRQRYLDIQRRMDLRIGPFRQHCREVLARTSPRLSQLALMDTTLEDMLGERAQALLAKLSALLERRFHRYRQDAALSMATFEQDFQDALVAELHFRLEPVAGLVEAWQTGA, encoded by the coding sequence TTGAGTTCCGGAACGCCGGGGCTCATCGGTCTGTTGGAAACCTGGAGTGCGATAGAAGTCCGCCCCACCCGGCCGGACTGGGCACTCCATTGGAGCGCGTGGCTGGGGCCACTGGATGCCATTGCATTGCGTGGCGCCTTGCCCGCCATCACCAAGGCCACCAAGGCAGCGGCACCCCGTACCGCTCAAGAGCCCGACCTGAGCCAGGCATTGCAACAACTGCGTGATGACTTGACCGGATTCATCCGGCAAGCGCCGGTGCGGCCGGTGCCTGCGCAGGTGCGCGTAGCGGGCATTGCCCAAGCGGCGCCCGAACCGGCGGAAGATGAGGACTACGGCAGCTACCGCCAGCGCTACCTGGACATCCAACGCCGCATGGACTTGCGCATAGGCCCGTTCCGCCAGCATTGCCGCGAAGTGCTCGCCCGCACCAGCCCCCGCCTGAGCCAATTGGCCCTGATGGACACCACCCTGGAAGACATGCTGGGTGAACGCGCCCAGGCACTGCTGGCCAAGCTCTCCGCACTGCTGGAGCGGCGTTTTCACCGTTATCGCCAGGATGCCGCGCTCTCCATGGCCACTTTCGAACAAGATTTTCAAGACGCCCTGGTGGCGGAACTGCACTTTAGATTGGAACCCGTCGCCGGCCTGGTAGAGGCTTGGCAGACCGGGGCCTGA
- the gyrB gene encoding DNA topoisomerase (ATP-hydrolyzing) subunit B, with translation MTEENKSVSTPENADGAVHTGEGGADSSNFQPTIDTNQAGATEAYGEGSIQILEGLEAVRKRPGMYIGDTSDGTGLHHLVFEVVDNSIDESLAGHCDDILVTIHSDNSISVVDNGRGIPTGIKLDDKHEPKRSAAEIALTELHAGGKFNQNSYKVSGGLHGVGVSCVNALSKMLRLTIRRDGKVHTLEFSKGFVQNRIVETQNGIEVSPMKIIGDTEKRGTEVHFLPDTEIFKENNDFHYEILSKRLRELSFLNNGVRIRLKDERSGKEDDFAGAGGVQGFVNFINKGKTVLHPNVFHAMGDRQSDQGTNIGVEVAMQWNSGFNEQVLCFTNNIPQRDGGTHLTGLRAAMTRVISKYIEQNEMAKKAKVEVTGDDMREGLCCVLSVKVPEPKFSSQTKDKLVSSEVRGPVEDIVGKLLADYLEERPNDAKIIVGKIIEAARAREAARKARDMTRRKGVLDGMGLPGKLADCQEKDPALCEIYIVEGDSAGGSAKQGRDRKFQAILPLRGKILNVEKARYEKLLTSNEILTLITALGTGIGKAGGSTGGDDFNVAKLRYHRIIIMTDADVDGAHIRTLLLTFFYRQMPELVERGHIYIAQPPLYKVKSGKEELYLQGPAELDGYLLRIALVNASVYTGGPNGTTLSGDTLAELARKHQLAQAVIARLQNFMDAEALRSVADGVVLKLDTVADAEASAAALQAKLPDAEVAGEFDVRTDKPILRISRRHHGNVKSSVLTQDFVHGADYAALAEAANTFRGLLSEGARVMRGEGEKQKEEKVSDFREAMAWLIGEAERTSSRQRYKGLGEMNPEQLWETTMDPTVRRLLRVQIDDAIEADRVFTMLMGDEVEPRRDFIETNALRAGNIDV, from the coding sequence ATGACTGAAGAAAACAAGTCGGTTTCCACCCCTGAAAACGCTGATGGCGCTGTGCACACGGGCGAGGGCGGAGCCGACAGTTCCAACTTCCAGCCCACCATCGACACCAACCAAGCCGGTGCGACCGAGGCCTATGGCGAAGGCTCTATCCAGATTCTTGAAGGCCTGGAAGCCGTGCGCAAGCGCCCCGGCATGTACATCGGCGACACGTCCGACGGCACCGGCTTGCACCACTTGGTGTTTGAGGTGGTGGATAACTCCATCGACGAATCGCTGGCGGGCCATTGCGACGACATTCTGGTCACCATCCATTCCGACAATTCCATCAGCGTGGTCGACAACGGCCGTGGCATCCCCACCGGCATCAAGCTCGATGACAAGCACGAACCCAAGCGCTCCGCCGCAGAAATCGCGCTGACCGAACTGCACGCCGGCGGCAAGTTCAACCAGAACAGCTACAAGGTGTCCGGTGGTCTGCACGGCGTGGGTGTGTCCTGCGTAAACGCGCTGTCCAAAATGCTGCGCCTCACCATCCGTCGTGACGGCAAAGTCCACACGCTGGAATTCAGCAAGGGCTTTGTACAAAACCGCATCGTCGAAACGCAGAACGGCATCGAAGTCTCGCCCATGAAGATCATCGGCGACACCGAAAAGCGTGGCACCGAAGTGCACTTCCTGCCAGACACCGAAATCTTCAAGGAAAACAACGACTTCCACTACGAAATCCTGAGCAAGCGCCTGCGCGAACTCAGCTTCCTGAACAACGGCGTGCGCATCCGCCTCAAGGACGAGCGCAGTGGCAAGGAAGACGACTTCGCTGGCGCCGGTGGCGTGCAGGGCTTTGTGAACTTCATCAACAAGGGCAAGACCGTTTTGCACCCCAACGTGTTCCACGCGATGGGCGACCGTCAGAGCGACCAGGGCACCAACATCGGCGTGGAAGTGGCCATGCAATGGAACAGCGGCTTCAACGAGCAGGTGCTGTGCTTCACCAACAATATTCCCCAGCGTGACGGCGGTACCCACTTGACCGGCCTGCGCGCCGCGATGACCCGCGTCATCAGCAAATACATCGAACAAAACGAAATGGCCAAGAAGGCCAAGGTCGAAGTTACCGGTGACGACATGCGCGAAGGCCTGTGCTGCGTGCTGTCGGTCAAAGTGCCTGAGCCCAAGTTCTCCAGCCAGACCAAAGACAAGCTGGTCTCCAGCGAAGTGCGCGGTCCGGTGGAGGACATCGTGGGCAAGCTGCTCGCCGACTATCTGGAAGAGCGCCCGAACGATGCCAAGATCATCGTCGGCAAAATCATCGAAGCCGCCCGCGCACGCGAAGCCGCCCGCAAAGCCCGTGACATGACCCGCCGCAAAGGGGTGCTCGACGGCATGGGCCTGCCCGGCAAGCTGGCTGACTGCCAGGAAAAAGACCCGGCCCTGTGCGAAATCTACATCGTTGAGGGTGACTCCGCCGGCGGCTCTGCCAAGCAAGGTCGCGACCGGAAGTTCCAGGCCATCCTGCCCTTGCGCGGCAAGATCCTGAACGTGGAAAAAGCCCGTTACGAGAAGCTGCTGACCAGCAACGAAATCCTGACGCTGATCACCGCCCTGGGCACCGGTATCGGCAAGGCCGGTGGCAGCACCGGTGGGGACGACTTCAACGTCGCCAAGCTGCGCTACCACCGCATCATCATCATGACCGACGCGGACGTGGACGGTGCCCACATCCGTACGCTGCTCTTGACCTTCTTTTACCGCCAAATGCCCGAGCTGGTGGAGCGCGGCCACATCTACATTGCCCAGCCCCCACTGTACAAAGTGAAATCCGGCAAAGAAGAGCTCTACCTGCAAGGCCCGGCCGAACTGGACGGATACTTGCTCCGCATCGCGTTGGTCAATGCCTCGGTCTACACCGGTGGACCCAACGGCACCACCTTGAGTGGCGACACGCTGGCAGAGCTGGCCCGTAAACATCAATTGGCCCAGGCCGTGATTGCCCGCCTTCAAAACTTCATGGACGCCGAGGCCCTGCGCTCCGTGGCCGACGGTGTCGTCCTGAAACTGGACACCGTGGCTGACGCCGAAGCCTCTGCTGCCGCCCTGCAAGCCAAGTTGCCGGATGCCGAAGTGGCCGGCGAATTCGATGTCCGCACTGACAAGCCCATTTTGCGTATCAGCCGCCGCCATCACGGCAACGTGAAGAGCAGCGTGCTCACTCAGGACTTTGTGCACGGTGCCGACTACGCCGCCCTGGCCGAAGCTGCCAACACGTTCCGCGGTCTGCTGAGCGAAGGCGCCCGCGTGATGCGCGGCGAAGGCGAGAAGCAGAAGGAAGAAAAGGTCTCCGACTTCCGCGAAGCCATGGCCTGGCTGATTGGAGAAGCCGAGCGCACCTCCAGCCGCCAGCGCTACAAAGGCTTGGGTGAAATGAACCCTGAACAACTGTGGGAAACCACCATGGACCCGACCGTGCGCCGTCTGCTGCGCGTCCAGATCGACGACGCCATTGAAGCCGACCGCGTGTTCACCATGCTGATGGGTGACGAAGTCGAACCCCGCCGCGATTTCATTGAAACCAACGCCTTGCGCGCCGGCAACATCGACGTGTGA
- the dnaN gene encoding DNA polymerase III subunit beta, giving the protein MIVLKATQDKVLSVLQSVAGIVERRHTLPILANVLLRKTGTSLQLTTSDLEIQIRTTAELGGDTGNFTTTIGARKLIDILRTMPGDQTVSLESSQSKIILKGGKSKFTLQTMQAEDFPLVQESASFGPVFSVPQKTLKDLLSQVSFAMAVHDIRYYLNGILFVAEGKQLSLVATDGHRLAFASATLDVEVPKQEVILPRKTVIELQRLLSDAEGAIEMQFANNQAKFTFDGMEFVTKLVEGKFPDYNRVIPKNHKNSITLGREALLKTLQRTAILTSDKFKGVRLNIDPGSLRVASNNAEQEEAVDELDIDYGGDSIEIGFNVTYLIDALSNMSQDMVKVELSDGNSSALITIPDNTTFKYVVMPMRI; this is encoded by the coding sequence ATGATCGTATTGAAGGCAACGCAAGACAAGGTCTTATCGGTTCTGCAATCGGTGGCCGGTATTGTCGAACGCCGCCACACCTTGCCCATTCTTGCCAACGTGCTGTTGCGCAAGACCGGAACCTCCCTTCAACTCACCACCAGCGACCTCGAAATTCAAATCCGTACCACTGCGGAACTGGGCGGTGACACCGGCAACTTCACCACCACCATCGGAGCGCGCAAGCTGATCGACATATTGCGCACCATGCCCGGTGACCAGACGGTGTCTCTGGAATCCAGCCAAAGCAAAATCATCCTCAAAGGCGGCAAGAGCAAGTTCACGCTCCAGACCATGCAAGCAGAGGACTTCCCGCTGGTGCAGGAAAGCGCCAGCTTCGGCCCCGTGTTCAGCGTGCCGCAAAAAACCCTGAAGGACCTTCTGAGCCAGGTGTCCTTCGCCATGGCAGTCCACGACATCCGCTACTACCTCAACGGCATTCTGTTTGTCGCCGAAGGCAAGCAACTCAGCCTGGTTGCCACCGATGGCCACCGCCTGGCATTCGCCTCTGCCACGCTCGATGTGGAAGTGCCTAAGCAGGAAGTCATCCTGCCCCGCAAAACGGTCATCGAATTGCAACGCTTGTTGTCTGACGCCGAAGGCGCCATTGAGATGCAATTCGCCAACAACCAGGCCAAATTCACTTTCGACGGCATGGAATTCGTGACCAAGCTGGTCGAAGGCAAGTTCCCAGACTACAACCGCGTCATCCCCAAGAACCACAAGAACAGCATCACCCTGGGCCGCGAAGCGTTGCTCAAAACGCTGCAACGCACCGCCATTCTGACCAGCGACAAGTTCAAGGGCGTGCGCCTGAACATTGATCCCGGCAGCCTGCGCGTAGCGTCCAACAACGCCGAGCAGGAAGAAGCGGTGGACGAGTTGGACATCGACTACGGCGGCGACAGCATTGAGATCGGCTTCAACGTGACCTACCTAATCGATGCCCTGAGCAATATGAGCCAGGACATGGTGAAAGTGGAGCTATCCGACGGCAATAGTTCGGCCCTGATCACCATTCCCGACAACACGACCTTCAAATACGTCGTGATGCCCATGAGAATCTGA
- the dnaA gene encoding chromosomal replication initiator protein DnaA, whose product MTQGSHPNSHDGSNFELGQSLWQSCVDQLAQELPEQQFNTWIKPLTALVHEDMSKITVFVANRFKLDWVRAQYSQRIAGMLEKLYGQAVSVELVITPREAPVRPAMAPRAAEVPAAIEEVEVGEDRVASGPKSRLNSMLTFESLVEGTANRMARAAAMHVATMPGHLYNPLFIYGGVGLGKTHLMHAVGNRLLVDKPGSKVLYIHAEQFVSDVVKAYQRKTFDEFKERYHSLDLLLIDDVQFFANKDRTQEEFFNAFEALLAKKSHIVMTSDTYPKGLADIHERLVSRFDSGLTVAIEPPELEMRVAILINKAHAEGSEMPEEVAFFVAKNVRSNVRELEGALRKILAYSRFNQKEISIQLAREALRDLLSIQNRQISVENIQKTVADYYKIKVADMYSKKRPASIARPRQIAMYLAKELTQKSLPEIGELFGGRDHTTVLHAVRKIGGERQQLTELNQQLHVLEQTLKG is encoded by the coding sequence ATGACCCAGGGCTCCCATCCCAACTCCCACGACGGCTCCAATTTTGAACTCGGGCAAAGCCTTTGGCAAAGCTGCGTAGACCAACTCGCACAAGAACTTCCCGAGCAGCAATTCAACACCTGGATCAAGCCGCTAACGGCCCTCGTTCACGAGGACATGTCCAAAATTACCGTTTTTGTGGCTAACCGCTTCAAGCTGGATTGGGTACGCGCACAATACAGCCAGCGCATTGCGGGAATGCTGGAGAAGCTTTACGGACAAGCCGTTTCCGTAGAGTTAGTGATCACTCCGCGTGAAGCACCCGTGCGTCCGGCCATGGCACCCCGTGCCGCAGAAGTGCCCGCCGCCATTGAGGAAGTGGAAGTCGGCGAGGACCGCGTGGCCAGCGGACCCAAGAGCCGGCTCAACAGCATGTTGACTTTTGAGAGTCTGGTCGAAGGCACCGCGAACCGCATGGCGCGCGCCGCCGCCATGCACGTGGCTACCATGCCCGGCCACCTGTACAACCCCTTGTTTATCTACGGCGGCGTGGGCTTGGGCAAGACCCACTTGATGCATGCGGTAGGTAACAGACTGCTTGTGGATAAACCCGGATCCAAGGTGCTTTACATACATGCAGAACAATTTGTGTCGGACGTGGTGAAGGCCTACCAACGCAAAACTTTTGACGAATTCAAGGAGCGTTATCACTCCCTGGACCTGCTGTTGATTGACGATGTGCAATTCTTTGCCAACAAAGACCGCACCCAGGAAGAGTTCTTCAATGCTTTTGAGGCCTTGCTGGCCAAGAAGTCCCACATCGTGATGACCAGCGACACCTACCCCAAGGGCCTGGCCGACATTCACGAGCGCTTGGTCTCCCGTTTCGACTCCGGCCTGACCGTGGCCATCGAGCCACCGGAGCTGGAAATGCGGGTGGCGATTCTGATCAACAAGGCGCATGCCGAGGGCTCTGAAATGCCCGAAGAAGTGGCCTTTTTCGTGGCCAAGAACGTGCGCTCCAACGTCCGTGAGCTCGAAGGCGCACTGCGCAAAATCCTGGCGTATTCGCGCTTCAACCAAAAGGAAATCTCCATCCAGCTGGCCCGGGAAGCCCTGCGCGACCTGCTGTCCATCCAGAACCGGCAGATTTCGGTGGAAAACATCCAAAAAACGGTGGCCGACTACTACAAGATCAAGGTCGCGGACATGTATTCCAAAAAACGTCCCGCCAGCATTGCCCGGCCGCGCCAGATCGCCATGTATCTGGCCAAGGAGCTGACCCAGAAGAGCCTGCCCGAAATCGGCGAGTTGTTCGGGGGGCGCGACCACACCACGGTGCTGCATGCAGTGCGCAAAATCGGCGGTGAACGCCAGCAGCTCACTGAACTGAACCAACAGTTACACGTTCTGGAGCAAACCCTGAAGGGTTAA
- the rpmH gene encoding 50S ribosomal protein L34 has protein sequence MKRTYQPSKIRRARTHGFLVRMKTRGGRAVINARRAKGRKRLAV, from the coding sequence ATGAAACGCACATACCAACCCTCCAAAATCCGTCGCGCACGTACCCACGGTTTCCTGGTCCGCATGAAGACACGCGGCGGCCGCGCTGTGATCAACGCACGCCGCGCCAAGGGCCGCAAGCGTCTGGCTGTCTAA
- a CDS encoding ribonuclease P protein component: MNAEPQTGRPPAVKRLQTRAQFQAALGGTTVSKTAHFALHCCAVGVSVPEEAVPVFPVSGIWLGAMVPKRWAKRAVTRNTIKRQVYHLGVEFAPVLKEKAHLIRLRRDFDRKQFVSATSDALKAAVRQELLDLFGQVVGAPPSRRPAPLPESQA; the protein is encoded by the coding sequence GTGAACGCGGAACCGCAAACCGGCAGACCGCCTGCCGTCAAGCGCCTTCAAACGCGCGCCCAGTTCCAAGCGGCTCTGGGTGGCACTACGGTTTCGAAAACAGCGCACTTTGCTTTGCATTGCTGCGCTGTTGGTGTTTCTGTGCCTGAAGAAGCTGTGCCGGTGTTTCCCGTGTCCGGGATCTGGCTGGGTGCCATGGTGCCCAAGCGTTGGGCCAAACGTGCTGTAACGCGTAACACCATCAAGCGGCAGGTGTACCACTTGGGCGTCGAGTTTGCTCCGGTGCTCAAGGAAAAAGCGCACCTCATCCGCTTACGCCGGGACTTTGACCGCAAGCAATTCGTGAGTGCCACTTCTGATGCGCTCAAGGCTGCGGTCCGGCAGGAATTGCTGGATCTGTTCGGTCAAGTTGTTGGCGCCCCTCCCTCACGCAGGCCAGCTCCTCTCCCGGAGTCCCAGGCATGA
- the yidD gene encoding membrane protein insertion efficiency factor YidD translates to MIRGLLIGLIKGYRLLLSPWLGSACRFNPTCSVYALQALERHGATIGSYLMVARLARCHPWCAGGHDPVPENAPRLFSRLIQSPSEKKSS, encoded by the coding sequence ATGATTCGGGGGCTGCTGATAGGTCTGATCAAAGGCTATCGTTTGTTGTTGAGCCCCTGGTTGGGCTCTGCGTGCCGTTTTAACCCCACATGTTCTGTGTACGCCTTGCAAGCTCTTGAGCGACACGGTGCGACAATAGGCAGCTATTTGATGGTTGCGCGTCTCGCGCGCTGTCACCCGTGGTGCGCGGGTGGGCACGATCCCGTGCCTGAGAATGCGCCGCGACTGTTCAGTCGCTTGATTCAATCCCCCTCTGAGAAGAAGTCTTCATGA